The sequence below is a genomic window from bacterium.
TTCACGTGACTTAATACCAACCAATCGGTTTTCAACTAAATCACTTCTGCCGATACCATTCGCTCCTGCAATCTTGTTTAATTCGGTAATTAAATCTACCGGATTTTTCCGTTGTCCATTTAGTCCCACAGGGATACCTTTTTCAAATTCAATTTCGACATACGTTGGCGTTTTCGGTGCAAGTTCCGGCGCAACCGTTAATTTATAGATATCTGCCGGCGGTTCTACCCAAGGATCTTCGAGAACTCCACATTCTATACTCATTCCCCATAAGTTTAAGTCGAGACTATACGGACTCTTTTTCGTTGCCGAAACCGGAATCCCGTGTTTTTGGGCATATTCGATTTCTTCTTCTCGGGTTTTTAATTCCCATTCTCGAACCGGCGCTAATACCTTCAATTCCGGCGCTAACGCCATTGCAGAAACTTCAAATCGGACTTGGTCATTGCCTTTTCCGGTAGAACCGTGGGCAACGGCATCCGCGTTCTCTTTTTTTGCAATTTCTACCAGATGTTTGGTAATAAGCGGTCTACCAAGTGCGGTAGCTAATAAATATTTATTTTCATAAATAGCGTTCGCTTTCAATGCGGGAAAGATAAAGTCGTTAACAAACTCTTCTCGGCAATCTTGAATATAGATTTTACTCGCACCAGTTTTAATCGCTTTTTCCCGCAACGGTTCCAATTCTTCTCCCTGACCGATATCGCAGGTGAACGCGATAACTTCACAGCCGTATTTTTCAACCAGCCATTTTATCATGACGGACGTATCTAATCCGCCAGAATACGCTAAAACTACTTTTTTCGGTTTATCCATACTATTACCCTTTCTTAACTGTATTTATTGATATTACTATTATAGATTAAAATCGGAATAAATGGAATATAACTATCAAGAGAAAGAATTATATCTATTGTTTTTATGTTCAATAAGAGAAAGATGGCCTGCCAGACGAAGCTTTAGCGAAGTCTGGCGGAAGAGGATAGGTCCGACTTCGTTGAAACTTCGTCGGATAAAAGTCGTTTCTTTAGAAAAGCTTTTCCAGATCCTCCTTTTAAATATTTTTCCAATTTTCTTGCGGTATTTTCCTTCTTTACTGCGATATATGTTTCTAACTCTATTTCTTTCATCTGTTTAGTCGTGTAGCATTTATTGGCTTTATGTTCAGCCATTCGCCGTTTTAAGTCATTTGTTGACCCAATATAAATCGTATTTTCTTTATCTTTTAGAATATAAACATACCACATATTGATTCCTTTCTTGCTTAAATTTAGTATAAGCTATGCATAGTCTGGCCTGCCAGACGAAGCTTTAGCGAAGTCTGGCGGAAGAGGATAGGAGTCGAACCTACCATCCCGATTCGTCATCGGAACACACGGATTTGAAGTCCGGCAGCGACACCGGTCGCCATCCTCTTCCGGTAGAAACAGTAAACAGTAGTCAGAAGATAGGAGTTAGTAGAGCTACCTATAATTGTGCTCTGTGCTTCTGCAGTAAGATTTAATGTTTTCTTAAGATACGATAATCACCTTTTCGCAAAGTTAATCCTATTCTATCAAAATATTCAAGTAATGGGATAGCTAATTTCCGAGATGTTCCTAACGCATCTCGGAATTCCGCAGCTTTAACCTGACCAGAAGCAGATTTAGTAAATAGCTCGATTAGTTTTGATTTCGCTTCTTCAAACTCATCTTTTCGCAGATAAATATCCGTTGATAACCTAATGAATATACCAAGCTGTTCTAATGCTTTTAAAACTTTCATTACCGATTTATCCGATAGGTGCAGTAAAGCAGAGATTTCTTCAATACGAGGCGGGTCAAATTTCCGAGTTTTATATAATGTAATAATCGAATCCCGAATTTTCTGTTCTTCTGGGGTAAATACAATTTGATGTTCAGGCAATCGGATAAATTTACCTTCAGTAATAATTTTCTGCTGCGAGACTAATTCTGCGATAATTTGTCGGTATATTTTCGGTACTACTTCTGGAGCAACCAAGCTTTTTAATGATTCGTAATCTATTCCCGGCTGTAATGGTTCTTTTTGATGGAACTCGCGAATCCGTCCAATGATATTCTCCTTCATTAGTTGGATTCGGGATTGTAATGCAGCTTCAGGAATAGTTTCCGATTCGAAGACTTTGATTTCTTCGATAGTATTGAGGAATGCAAATGTTTCTTCTATTCGCTGATTTACATATTCTGCTAAATCCGAAACTGGAATCGTTAGATGTTGCGATATAGCTAGGAACTGAACTACAATTTCTTTCAAATTATCTGAAGCTAAATGGTGCATTGCAGAAATAATTGATTCAGTTGGCAATCGATATCGTTCAGCGAATGCGTTGATAATTTTACCTCCGCCGAGTGTATGTTGTGCTTGTTCGTCGCGGAGAATAAATCGGTCATTTCGCCAAACTGCGAGCGGCGTTTGCAACTTCAATTGCGCGAACGCTGTTTCTCCCGGAAACAATTTCGCTCGGTTCCAGAAGTGGATATGACAAAGTTCTTCTGCGGTTCCGGTATGCAACCGTAATTTTATTCCGGATTTCAGGTCTAATTTCGCTGATGGAAGCAGATAGAATTGGACATCAATTCGGGTGGTGGTTCTTTTCAACTGTGGGGCACAGACAACATTCCCACGATGGAGTTGAATTTTCTCTATTCCTGGAAGATTGAGCGCAGTTCGTTGACCAGTTTGCGCTAGTTCTGCTGGAACATTATGCACTTCGAT
It includes:
- a CDS encoding argininosuccinate synthase, giving the protein MDKPKKVVLAYSGGLDTSVMIKWLVEKYGCEVIAFTCDIGQGEELEPLREKAIKTGASKIYIQDCREEFVNDFIFPALKANAIYENKYLLATALGRPLITKHLVEIAKKENADAVAHGSTGKGNDQVRFEVSAMALAPELKVLAPVREWELKTREEEIEYAQKHGIPVSATKKSPYSLDLNLWGMSIECGVLEDPWVEPPADIYKLTVAPELAPKTPTYVEIEFEKGIPVGLNGQRKNPVDLITELNKIAGANGIGRSDLVENRLVGIKSREVYEAPAATVLHWAHRELEAMTLDRETAHYKELITQRYSELVYYGLWFSPLKKALDAFIDVTQETVTGTIRMKLLQGTCVAVGRKSPYSLYKLDLATYEKGDLFDQSLSKGFVEIFGLPIKIGAAVRAKK
- a CDS encoding GIY-YIG nuclease family protein yields the protein MWYVYILKDKENTIYIGSTNDLKRRMAEHKANKCYTTKQMKEIELETYIAVKKENTARKLEKYLKGGSGKAFLKKRLLSDEVSTKSDLSSSARLR
- the selB gene encoding selenocysteine-specific translation elongation factor, coding for MPFIIGTAGHIDHGKTELIKALTGIETYRFKEERERGITIDIGFAYFDLPTGERAGIVDVPGHERFIRNMLAGATGIDLVLFVVAADDGVMPQTQEHLEILHLLGVSHGIFVITKIDLVTPERIQTVIQQIQRLSANTTLAHFPILQVSAITGQGIPELKQKIIEESKTVPVRPTTGYFRMPIDRVFVLPGFGTIVTGTPASGIIRQGDPVRILPQNIETRVRSIEVHNVPAELAQTGQRTALNLPGIEKIQLHRGNVVCAPQLKRTTTRIDVQFYLLPSAKLDLKSGIKLRLHTGTAEELCHIHFWNRAKLFPGETAFAQLKLQTPLAVWRNDRFILRDEQAQHTLGGGKIINAFAERYRLPTESIISAMHHLASDNLKEIVVQFLAISQHLTIPVSDLAEYVNQRIEETFAFLNTIEEIKVFESETIPEAALQSRIQLMKENIIGRIREFHQKEPLQPGIDYESLKSLVAPEVVPKIYRQIIAELVSQQKIITEGKFIRLPEHQIVFTPEEQKIRDSIITLYKTRKFDPPRIEEISALLHLSDKSVMKVLKALEQLGIFIRLSTDIYLRKDEFEEAKSKLIELFTKSASGQVKAAEFRDALGTSRKLAIPLLEYFDRIGLTLRKGDYRILRKH